One region of Sylvia atricapilla isolate bSylAtr1 chromosome Z, bSylAtr1.pri, whole genome shotgun sequence genomic DNA includes:
- the PLK2 gene encoding serine/threonine-protein kinase PLK2 — protein sequence MELLRTIAHPPGGGGAKCCEAAAGRAAGGESRRKKAEEPPHQQPHQHGHPAAEVSRIITDPTTGKRYCRGKVLGKGGFAKCYEMTDLTTNKVYAAKIIPHSRVAKPHQREKIDKEIELHRMLNHRHIVQFYHYFEDRENIYILLEYCSRRSMAHILKARKVLTEPEVRYYLRQIVSGLKYLHEQEILHRDLKLGNFFINENMELKLGDFGLAARLEPLEHRRRTICGTPNYLSPEVLNKQGHGCESDIWALGCVMYTMLLGRPPFETTNLKETYRCIREARYSLPSSLLAPAKHLIASMLSKNPEDRPSLDEIIRHEFFLQGFTPDRLSASCCHTVPDFHLSSPAKNFFKKAAAALFGGKKDKARYFDTHNRLAKEDEEIYKLRHDLKKTSITQQAPKHKTDEEIQPLITTVVKPGALPETKQIGDSIRMIVRGTLGSCSSSSECLEDSTMGSVADTVARVLRGCLENMPEADSNPKEQLTASFQWVTKWVDYSNKYGFGYQLSDHTVGVLFNNGAHMSLLPDKKTVHYYAELGQCSVFSATEAPEQFISQVTVLKYFSHYMEENLMDGGDLPSLTDVRRPRLYLLQWLKSDKALMMLFNDGTFQVNFYHDHTKVIICNQSEEYLLTYINEDRISTTFRLTTLLVSGCSLELKHRMEYALNMLLQRCN from the exons ATGGAGCTGCTACGGACTATCGCCCACCCACCGGGCGGCGGCGGTGCCAAGTGCTgcgaggcggcggcgggcagaGCGGCCGGCGGCGAGTCGCGCAGGAAGAAGGCGGAGGAGCCGCCGCACCAGCAGCCGCACCAGCACGGCCACCCCGCCGCCGAGGTCTCCCGGATTATAACCGACCCCACGACGGGGAAGCGCTACTGCCGCGGCAAGGTGCTCGGAAAG GGTGGATTTGCCAAGTGTTACGAGATGACAGATTTGACAACAAATAAAGTTTATGCTGCGAAAATCATTCCTCACAGCAGAGTAGCAAAACCTCATCAAAGGGAGAAG ATTGATAAAGAGATTGAGCTGCACAGAATGCTTAATCACAGACATATTGTGCAGTTTTACCACTACTTTGAAGACAGAGAGAATATTTACATTCTTCTGGAATACTGCAGTAGAAGG tcAATGGCTCACATCTTAAAAGCGAGGAAGGTATTGACAGAACCAGAAGTACGATACTACCTCAGGCAAATTGTGTCAGGGCTAAAGTATCTTCATGAACAGGAAATCTTACACAGGGATCTTAAACTAG GTAACTTCTTCATCAATGAGAACATGGAACTGAAGCTGGGTGACTTTGGCTTGGCAGCTAGGCTGGAACCACTGGAGCACAGGAGGAG AACAATATGTGGCACACCAAATTACCTCTCTCCTGAAGTCCTCAACAAACAAGGGCACGGCTGTGAATCTGATATATGGGCCTTAGGCTGTGTAAT GTATACAATGCTGTTGGGAAGACCCCCGTTTGAGACTACAAATCTTAAAGAAACATACAGATGTATTAGGGAAGCAAGATACAGCCTGCCTTCATCTCTCTTGGCACCTGCAAAACACTTAATAGCTAGCATGTTGTCAAAAAATCCTGAAGATCGGCCTAGTTTAGATGAAATAATTCGACATGAGTTCTTCTTACAG GGCTTTACACCTGATAGACTTTCTGCAAGCTGTTGCCACACCGTCCCTGATTTCCATTTGTCAAGTCCTGctaaaaatttcttcaaaaaagcagctgctgccctcttTGGGGGTAAAAAGGATAAGGCCAGATACTTCGACACACATA ACAGGCTAGctaaagaagatgaagaaatctACAAGCTCAGACATGATTTGAAGAAGACATCGATAACCCAGCAGGCCCCCAAACACAAGACGGATGAG GAGATTCAGCCTCTCATCACGACAGTGGTGAAGCCGGGAGCATTGCCAGAAACTAAGCAGATTGGAGACTCCATTCGGATGATAGTCAGAGGAACtttgggaagctgcagcagtaGCAGTGAAT GCTTGGAAGACAGTACCATGGGAAGTGTTGCTGATACAGTTGCAAGAGTATTGAGAGGATGTCTGGAGAACATGCCAGAAGCAGACAGCAATCCCAAAGAACAGCTGACAGCATCCTTCCAGTGGGTTACAAAATGGGTGGACTACTCCAACAAGTATGGCTTTGGATACCAGCTGTCAGATCACACTGTTGGTGTCCTCTTCAACAATGGGGCACATATGAGTCTTCTGCCAGACAAAAA gacAGTGCACTACTATGCTGAGCTAGGCCAGTGCTCTGTCTTCTCAGCCACAGAAGCTCCTGAACAGTTCATTAGCCAAGTAACTGTACTGAAGTATTTCTCTCACTATATGGAGGAGAACCTCATGGAT GGAGGAGACTTGCCCAGTCTAACAGATGTACGCAGGCCCAGGCTTTACCTCTTACAGTGGCTCAAATCTGATAAAGCATTAATGATGCTCTTCAATGATGGCACGTTTCAA GTGAACTTCTACCATGATCACACAAAAGTCATAATTTGCAATCAGAGTGAGGAATACCTCCTTACCTACATAAATGAAGACAGGATATCCACGACGTTTCGTTTGACAACTCTTCTGGTTTCTGGATGTTCACTGGAACTAAAACACAGAATGGAATATGCTCTGAACATGCTGCTGCAGCGCTGTAACTGA